ACGAGACGGTGATCTCGGGGTTGATCAGCGAAGGCTGGCTGGGGCCCGCATCGGCGTCGATGGCGGGTGCCGTCAGCCCGTACATGGCCTGGATGAGCATCACCGGGTTGCAGGCTGCGCAGACCGCGGTACAGGCAGCGACGGCGGCGGGTGCCTTTGACGCCGCATTCGCCATGACGGTGCCCCCGGCTGTGGTTGCGGTCAACCGGGCTCGGTTGTTGGCGCTGGTCGCAACCAACTTCCTTGGTCTGAACACGCCAGCAATCGCGGCTACCGAGGCCGAATACGGCGAAATGTGGGCCCAGGATGCAGCGGCGATGTACAGCTATGCCGCCACTTCTGCGGCGGCCGCGACGCTGACGTCGTTCACCGAGCCGGCGCAGACGACCAATTCAGCCGGGCAAGCCGGCCAAGCAGCAGCGGTCGCCCAGGCCGCCGGCAGCGCGGCGGGCACCCTCACCCAATCGGCGCTGCCACAGCTGATGTCCTCGGTGCCAACCGCGTTGGAAGGACTCGCGTCACCCGTAGCGGTTGCGTCGCCGCTGGACGCGGTTCCCGGCCTGAACTCCGCGCTTTCGGGGCCCGGGGGCCTGCTCTCCGACATCCTGAATTTCCTGACTGGGGCCGATGGGAACCCGTATGGGAACTTCTTGAACTCCTCTTTGGTGA
The nucleotide sequence above comes from Mycobacterium decipiens. Encoded proteins:
- a CDS encoding PPE family protein produces the protein MDFGALPPEVNSLRIYTGPGSAPMLAAASAWDGLAAELRSTAALYETVISGLISEGWLGPASASMAGAVSPYMAWMSITGLQAAQTAVQAATAAGAFDAAFAMTVPPAVVAVNRARLLALVATNFLGLNTPAIAATEAEYGEMWAQDAAAMYSYAATSAAAATLTSFTEPAQTTNSAGQAGQAAAVAQAAGSAAGTLTQSALPQLMSSVPTALEGLASPVAVASPLDAVPGLNSALSGPGGLLSDILNFLTGADGNPYGNFLNSSLVNGFTSAGYVSPDLITPAVTGALADINAVSAGGLPGITAPEGGHLNLPALASGVTPAPASGGGVTAGTNVATLVGRLSVPQAWTAATQVANHAGTALPGAGWTSTANMPEAAAGMPGVPGVPATGVFGHSFGSGPRYGFRPTIMARPPAAG